The DNA sequence GATGTGTTATCACTTTTTATTTCTGGTTATGAACGGTTCAGCACATTTATTCAGGTAATTCTGCTCATTAAGAGAGGGGCATGGAAATGACAAACGAAGTACGAGTGCGCTATGCACCAAGTCCAACAGGACATTTGCATATCGGTAACGCACGCACAGCATTGTTCAATTATTTGTATGCAAGACATTTCGGAGGCAAAATGGTTCTTCGTATTGAAGATACAGACCAGAAGCGTAACGTGGAAGGCGGCGAGGAAAGCCAGCTGCATTTCTTGAAATGGCTCGGCGTGGAATGGGATGAAGGTGCTGACTTGGGCGGTGACTATGGTCCATATCGCCAAATGGAGAGATTAGACCTTTACAAGAAATATACGGACGAGCTTCTTGAACGTGGGCTCGCCTACAAGTGTTACATGACAGAAGAGGAACTGGAAGCGGAACGTGAAGAACAGCGAGCTAATGGTCAGGTACCAAAGTATTCTGGGAAGCATCGTAATTTGACAGCAGAACAGATTGCTGAGTTTGAAGCTGAAGGCCGTAAGCCATCTATCCGTTTCCGCGTACCGGAAGGCGTTACTTATACGTTTAACGACCTTGTACGCGACAATATTACATTTGAATCAAGTGACTTCGGTGACTGGGTAATTGTGAAAAAAGACGGCATTCCGACTTATAACTTTGCAGTTGCAATTGACGACCACCTAATGAAAATCAGCCATGTGCTTCGTGGTGAAGAGCATATTTCCAATACGCCAAAGCAGATGATGATCTATAATGCATTCGGTTGGGAGCCTCCACAGTTCGGCCATATGACGCTAATTCTGAATGAAGACCGCAAGAAATTGAGTAAGCGTGATCAGCATATTGTCCAGTTCATTGAGCAGTACAAGGATCTTGGCTATTTGCCGGAGGCTCTCTTCAATTTCATTTCTCTTCTTGGCTGGTCTCCAGTTGGTGAGGAAGAGATCTTTAATCGTGAAACATTGATTGAGATTTTTGACCCAGCGAGACTTTCTACATCAGCGGCTATTTTTGATGCTCAGAAACTGAAGTGGATGAACAACGAATATATTAAAGCTTCCGATGTTAAAGATGTCATTGCATTGGCTATGCCATATCTAATTGAAGCAGGAAGACTCCCTGCCGATATGGATGATGAGCAGCGTACTTGGGCTGAGCGTGTAATTGCGCTCTATCGCGAACAACTTCGTTATGGAGCGGAGATAGTCGATCTCACAGAGTTGTTCTTTAAAACTGATATTGATTATGATGAAGAAGCTATGGAAATTCTAAACGAAGAACAAGTACCAGAAGTTCTTCAAGTATTTACAGATAAGCTGATTCACCTTGATGACTTTACAGGTGATGAGATTAAGGCACAAATCAAAGCAACTCAGAAGGAAACAGGTCATCGTGGCAAGAAGCTGTTCATGCCAATCCGTGTAGCAACTACTGGACAGGTACATGGCCCTGAGCTTCAGACAGCGATTGAGCTGCTTGGTAAAGAGGTTGTTCTTTCGCGCCTTGACCAGCTTCTGAAAAAACTTGAAGCCTAATATCACTGTCACTGCACAGTTGATATTTTGAAACATACATTGAATTAAATCCAATACATGAAAGCATTGACGAGGAGAAGTAGCGGGAATAGTGTACCCATTCAGAGAGAGCTGCATTTGCTGAGAGCGGCTTTGGGAGCACCCTGTGAAATGCACCTCTGAGTCTGTTGTGGAAATTCAGTACATGGCAGCGGAAGTTCCGGCCGTTATCCGGAATGGAGCAGGAGGGAAGGTTTGATAGTCCCTCAAGCAGAGTGGAACCGCGCTTCAGGCGTCTCTGTGCAATTCGTTGCACAGAGACGCCTTTTTTATATACAGTCTGTTCTCTTGGTCACGGAGGCAGGCAAAAGGGGGGAATGATCGGAATGAATATGTTCAGGCGGATGAAAGAAGACATGGATACCGTATTTCATCAGGATCCGGCAGCAAGGACTTATATTGAAGTATTCTTGACTTATTCAGGGTTGCATGCAATTTGGTCACATCGGGTTGCCCACTTTTTCTATAAGCGGAGATTCTATTTTATTGCTCGGGTAATTTCTCAAATAAATCGTTTCTTTACTGGAATAGAGATTCACCCTGGAGCAACGATTGGAAGGCGCTTCTTTATTGACCACGGTATGGGAGTTGTAATTGGGGAGACGTGTGAAATAGGAAATGATGTGACAATCTATCAAGGGGTGACGCTTGGCGGTACTGGTAAAGAGAAAGGTAAGCGCCATCCTACAATCAAGGATTATGCACTTATTGCAACTGGAGCCAAGGTTTTGGGTTCTATAACGGTAGGAGAAGCTTCTAAGGTGGGAGCGGGGTCTGTCGTTCTGAAAGATGTTCCTGATCATTCGACTGTTGTGGGTATTCCAGGCCGTGTTCGTGTACAAAATGGTAAAAGAATTGGGCCAAGTGATTTGGATCATCATAAGCTTCCGGATCCGATGGCTGATCGTTTAAATGAGCTGAAGCTGCAAATAGAGCGGATGCAGGGAGAATTGAATATGTTAAAAGAAAAAGAGGAGCGGAAAAAAGATGCCAATCCGAATTTATAATACACTGACAAGACAAAAGGAAGACTTCAAACCAATTGTGGATGGAAAGGTCAGCATGTACGTATGTGGACCGACTGTTTACAATTATATTCATATCGGGAATGCACGTCCGGCTATCGTTTTTGATACAGTGCGCCGATATCTTGAGTATAAAGGGTATGAAGTTGACTATGTACTCAACTTTACAGATGTTGATGACAAAATTATAAATCGCGCCAATGAGCTTGGTGAGTCAGTGACAGAACTGGCAAATCGCTATATTGATGCTTACCTTGAAGATGTGAAGGCTCTCGGCGTAAAAGAAGCTACTTATAATCCGCGTGTCACAAATACGATGCAGGAAATTATTGATTTTGTGGCTGGACTGATTGATAAGGGCTATGCTTACGCGGTTAATGGAGATGTATATTTCAAACCACGAGCTTTTGACGGGTATGGGAAACTGTCCCACCAGTCAATTGACGAACTTCGTTCTGGTGCACGTATCCAGGTAGGTGATATTAAAGAGGATCCGCTTGACTTTGCACTCTGGAAAGGAGCAAAGCCCGGCGAGATTGCCTGGGAAGCACCTTGGGGAAGCGGCCGTCCGGGTTGGCATATTGAATGCTCGGCAATGGCGAAGAAGTACCTTGGAGAAACGATCGATATTCATGCTGGAGGGCAGGATCTTGCCTTCCCGCATCATGAGAATGAGATTGCTCAGTCCGAGGCACTAAACGAGAAAACCTTCGCTAACTATTGGATGCATAATGGATACATCAACATTGATAATGAGAAGATGTCCAAGTCACTTGGCAACTTTGTGTTGGCAAGGGAGTTAATAGAGAAGTTCAATCCGGCAGTGATTCGCTTCTTCATGCTGAGTGTCCATTACCGGAATCCAATTAACTTCTCCGAAGAGTTGCTTGGTGCTGCAGCGAACGGTCTCGACAGAATCAAGACAGCATATTTCAATCTGGAACATCGCAAAGGTGCGAGCACTAATCTCCCAGAAGGCCAGAAAGAGTGGCAGGAGAAGCTGGCAATGTTTAAGTCCCGATTCGAAAAAGATATGGACGATGACTTTAATACAGCGAATGCGATTGCAGTTCTTTTCGATATTGCCAAAGAGGCGAATGTTTATTTGCAGGAGAGACAGACTTCTGTAGAGACGATTGAAGCATTCCAGAGTACGATCCAAAGTCTGCTAGATGTTCTGGGTATCGGTCTTGAAGGAGAAGCAGAACTACTTGATGAGGAAATTGATGCGTTGATTGAAGAGCGAACACAAGCACGCAAGGACCGCAACTTTGCACGTGCAGATGAAATCCGTGATAAACTTAAAGAGATGAATATTATATTGGAAGATACGCCACAAGGTGTGCGCTGGAAACGTGGCTGAATAAGCGATAAATTTGAATCATAGGCGGGACTGGTAAATGAGACCAGCCCGCATTTTTTAAAGATCATTAGAAGTTTAAAAAAGGAGATTAAATCATGGAACAGGAAATCATCATTGGCAGAAATGCTGTAACGGAAGCTTTACGATCTGGTCATTCTGTTAACAAAGTACTCATTTCCTCAGGGCTCAATCCGAATACGCAGTCACAGATTAGCAAGCTGGCTAAGCAGGCAGGAACTATCATCCAGCAAGTACCAAAAAATAAACTGGATCAGATTTCGAGTGGGAACCATCAGGGGATCATAGCCTATGCCGCAGCTTATGCATATGCAGAAGTGGAAGATCTTTTCAAAGCAGCAGAGCAGAAAGGCGAGGAGCCATTCTTTATTATTCTTGATGAACTTGAAGATCCCCATAACCTCGGTTCAATTTTGCGAACAGCAGACTCTGTTGGGGCGCACGGGGTTATCATTCCAAAACGTCGTTCGGTCGGTTTGACGGCAACTGTGGCTAAGACGGCTGCCGGTGCCCTTGAACATGTACCTGTAGCTCGTGTAACAAATATGGCTAGAGTCATTGATCAATTGAAGGAGCGGAACGTATGGGTTGTCGGAACAGATGCGGACGGGAAGGAAGACTATCGCCAGCTTGACGGCACTTTGCCAATTGCGCTTGTCATTGGTAATGAGGGAAAAGGCATGTCAGCTCTTGTGCGGAAGAAGTGTGACTGGCATGTTAGGTTGCCGATGATAGGGCATGTGTCATCGCTTAATGCATCTGTTGCCTGCAGTCTATTGCTTTATGAAGTATTTCGCAGCAGGCATCCGCTTGGTGAGTAGAGATGAACATACTCGTAGTGGATGGCTACAACATGATCGGTGCCTGGTCGGAACTGCAACAGCTTAAGGACAAGGAGCTTGCAAAAGCGCGTGATCTGCTCATTGATTGGATGGCGGATTACCAGGCATACTCCGGTTCCAGAGTGATTGTTGTTTTCGATGCATATGAAGTGAGAGGGCTGCAGACGAACTTAAAGACTTATGATGTCGAGATTATTTTTACAAAGGAGCGAGAGACGGCGGATGAATGTATCGAGCGTCTTGTCAAATCGCTGAAAAACGTCAAAAACCAAGTATATGTGGCAACTTCCGATTTTGCGGAGCAACGGACAATCTTTGGACAAGGGGCCCTTCGCAAGTCTGCAAGAGAACTCTATATTGAGTTGAAGAATATTGAGAGAGAGATCGCAATAGAAATAGAAGAGTACTCTGCCGGGAAGTTTCAGCCCAAAATCCCTCTCGATCCCAAAGTGAGAAAAGCATTTGAAAAGATGCGCAGAGGTATGAAATATTAATTTTTTTTAATAGGCAGAATGCGACAGAATGTGTCATTGACCGGTTGGAAGCGCTTACTGTATAATATTTACTTATAACGGTGATCAGCAGGGCGGGGGGTCTTATACGGTGATAGCTAAAGAAATGGTAATTGCAACAAAGAGTAAAAATGCAATGATTGATGATGAACTTCTGCAGCGTATCCGGCTTGGTAACAGTCAGGCGGTCGACTTGCTCATTCATAAGTACAAAAACTTTGTGCGGGCAAAAGCTCAGACTTACTTCTTGATCGGGGCTGACCGTGAGGATATAATCCAGGAAGGCATGATTGGATTGTATAAAGCAATCAGGGACTTTGATGGAGACAAGCTCACGTCGTTCAAGGCATTTGCCGAACTGTGCATTACTAGGCAGATCATTACAGCGATCAAGACAGCAACTAGGCAAAAGCATATGCCTCTTAACTCCTACATATCTCTTGATAAACCGATTTTTGATGAAGAATCCGAGCGCACTCTGTTTGATGTGATAGAGGAATCAACCGCAGTCAACCCGGAAGAGCTGCTTGTGAGCAGAGAGCGGTTTGGTGATATGGAAATTAAGCTTTCTTCAGTGCTAAGCAGTTTGGAGAAACAAGTTCTTCATCTTTATCTGGACGGCTGTACATACCAGGAGATTTCCGAGAAATTAAATCGCCACATCAAGTCAATTGACAATGCTCTTCAGCGTGTAAAACGAAAACTTGAACAGCTCATGGAGACAAGCGAAATGCAACATTGAGCGGTAAAGGGGTACTTCCGGATATTGACAGGGTTTGGACAACCTGCTACATTTGTAGAAGCATATAAACCCGAATTGCGGGGTGAAACGGTGAATGTAAAGATTGTTTTGAGCTGTGCCGAGTGCAGCAGCCGCAATTATACAACGACGAAGAACAAAGCCGGAAATCCGGAACGTATGGAAGTCCGGAAGTTTTGCAAAGCATGCGGCAAGCATACTATGCACCGGGAAACGAAATAATCTCGTGCACATCACATGCTATGCAAAGTATGGGGGTACAAAGATGAAAATCTTCAAATTCTTTAGGAATGTCTCTCGGGAGATGTCCAAGGTCAGCTGGCCCAAAGGACGGGAATTATTCAATTACACTGTGACTGTCATTGCGACAGTGTTGTTTTTTGCCGTATTCTTCGGCCTTGTCGATTTCGGCATTTCCGAAGCATTGAACACATTCTTTGAATAATCTTCCTTGCATTATGCTATAATGTATTCGAATTGAATAGATTTCTTATAAAAAACCCGGTATTGACGGGTTTTTTAATATGCTTTTTTATTGCTGGTTATTATTGCTGTTTTTGATGAACGGATTCATTAAGTAGATTTGCTTGCGGATGAAATTTTTCTCCGCCAGTCATTATTTAGACAATGGTCAGAGGGAGGGAAAAGGACAAGCGAATTGTCCTGTTTTTATGGAGAAAAACTGGTATGTCATTCATACGTATTCCGGATACGAGAACAAAGTGCGCACGAACCTTGAACGTCGCGTCGAGTCAATGGGGATGCAAGATAAGATTTTTCGTGTGATTGTCCCGGAAGACGAAGAAACTGAAATCAAGGACGGAAAGAAGAAAGTTACAAAGAAGAAATTCTTCCCGGGTTATGTTTTGGCGGAAATGATCATGACGGACGATTCATGGTATGTTGTACGTAATACACCTGGTGTAACAGGATTCGTTGGTTCCAGCGGTCAGGGTGCCAAGCCGACACCGCTTTTGCCAGGTGAGGCAGAAACTGTTCTAAAACGAATGGGCGTAACTGACAAACCTGTTCAAAGTGATTATGAACTAAATGAAACAGTACGTGTCATGGAAGGTCCATTCGCGAACTTCGAAGGAACAATTGAACATATTGATATCGATAAAGCGAAGCTTAAAGTACATGTCAATATGTTCGGTCGTGAAACACCGGTTGAACTTGATTTCAACCAAGTTGAAAAATTATAGAGTTTTTCAAAGGCTGGTTGCATTATATCAATATGTATGCTAAAATTTTTATGTTATTCATGTCCTATATGATTTTGAGACAAGGACAACGATGAGTGGGAGGGGACAATCCCCAATTACCACATCACGGACTTTAAGGAGGTGTGTCTCGTGGCTAAAAACGTAATCAAGGTTGTTAAATTGCAAATTCCTGCAGGTAAAGCCAACCCGGCACCACCAGTTGGACCGGCATTGGGTCAAGCAGGTGTTAACATCATGGGATTCTGTAAGGAGTTCAACGCACGCACGCAAGATCAGGCGGGCTTGATCATTCCGGTTGAAATTTCTGTATTTGAAGACAGATCTTTCACATTCATCACTAAGACTCCGCCAGCTGCAGTTCTTCTTAAGAAAGCGGCAGGAATCGAAACAGCTTCAGGCGAACCAAACCGCAATAAAGTTGCCACTGTCAAGCGTGACAAGGTAAGAGAAATTGCTGAAACAAAAATGCCTGACTTGAACGCTGCTAGTGTTGAAGCAGCAATGCTAATGGTTGAAGGTACTGCACGCAGCATGGGTATTGTGATCGAAGACTGATCACCCATTATCATAGCAGGTTGCGATTTTGGTCTCCATTCTCGCAACCTTTTTTATGAATTGCATGTCATCCCGATTGAAAATAATCCGCGCATGGTTCTCCATGGCGGCTGATCGCCTCAGGCATCTGATGAGTGTGTGATGTACACGCTTGTTCAAGTGGGAGGGTAAACCCGCACGACCACATACGAGGAGGAAATATAAATGGCAAAAAGAGGTAAGAAGTATCAAGAAGCTTCCAAGCTGATTGATCGCACTAAATCATATGATGTAAACGAAGCAATTGAATTGGTCAAGAAGACAGCTAAAGCAAACTTCGACGAAACTGTAGAAGTAGCTTTCCGTCTTGGAATTGACCCTAAGAAAGCTGACCAGCAAATCCGTGGCGCAATGGTATTGCCACACGGTACTGGTAAAACACAAAGCGTCCTAGTTTTCGCTAAAGGCGAAAAAGCGAAGGAAGCTGAAGCAGCAGGTGCTGACTATGTTGGAGATTCAGACATGATCAACAAAATCAACCAAGGCTGGTTCGATTTTGATGTAATCGTTGCAACTCCTGACATGATGGCTGAAGTTGGTAAGCTTGGCCGTGTCTTGGGACCAAAAGGCCTTATGCCAAACCCTAAGACTGGAACAGTTACTTTCGAAGTTGAAAAGGCTGTTAATGAAATCAAGGCTGGTAAAGTTGAATACCGCGTTGATAAGTCTTCTAACGTACATGTTCCAATCGGAAAGATCTCTTTCGAAGACAACAAGCTTGCTGAGAACTTGCTTGCGATCGTCGACACAGTGATCAAAGCTAAACCACAGTCTGCTAAAGGCACATACATCAAGAACGTAGCCATCGCTTCAACAATGGGCCCTGGCGTAAAAGTTGACGTATCTGGTCGCTAATTGACTGTTGACACAGCTTTGCATATGGGATATAATCATATGCGTTGCATAAATTAAATACGTTGTACCGTAGACAGCAGGTGCCTGGTTAACCAGGCTTAATTTCCTGCCGAGGTGTTGATAACATATATCGCCGGCCACGCCTGGCTGGTATTTGTGATTAAGCCTCCTCATGTCTATGTGGAGGCTTTTTCTTGAGATTCCGAACGGTATGATGAATCTAACAGGAGGTGCAGGAATGTCCAGTGTACTCGAAACAAAAAAAGCACTAGTACAAGAAATCGCTGACAAGTTCCGCGCGAGCCAGTCTACAGTAGTTGTAGATTATCGTGGACTTGATGTAGGCAAAGTTACACAGTTGCGTAAAAATCTTCGTGAAGCCGGCGTTGAGTTCCATGTTTACAAGAACACAATGACTCGTCGTGCTGCTGAAGCTGCGGAACTTGGCGAACTTTCCGAACATTTGGTGGGACCGACAGCTATTGCTTTCAGCAATGACGATGTCATCGCTCCAGCGAAAGTATTGAGCGCATTTGCTAAAGAAAACGAAGCTCTTGAAATTAAAGGCGGCGTAATTGAAGGCAAAGTCGTTACAATCGATCAAATCAATGAACTTGCAAGCCTTCCAAACTACGAGGGTATGGTTTCTATGTTGCTTAGCGTATTGCAGGCACCAGTACGAAACTTTGCTTATGCTGTTAAGGCAGTCGGCGAACAGAAGGAAGAGCAAGGCGCATAATTACTGCTTAAAAGCAGAAGCCATTTAAATTTGGCTTATTACAATTTTAAAATACAGGAGGAAACAAATCATGACGAAAGAACAAATCATCGACGCGATTAAAGAAATGTCCGTTTTGGACTTGAACGACCTTGTTAAAGCAATTGAGGAAGAATTCGGCGTAACAGCTGCTGCTCCAGTTGCAGTTGCAGGCGCTGCTGGTGGAGATGCAGGCGCTGAAAAGACTGAGTTTGACGTAGTTCTTTCTGACGCAGGTGCTTCTAAGATCAAAGTTGTTAAAGCTGTTCGCGAAATCACTGGTCTTGGTCTTAAAGACGCAAAAGACCTCGTTGATAACGCTCCAAAAGCAATCAAAGAAGGCGTTTCTAAAGAAGAAGCTGAAGAAGTTAAGTCTAAGCTTGAAGAAGCAGGCGCTTCTGTAGAAGTTAAGTAATTTCAATATATAAATCGAAAGCTCGTCGTTTTCATAGCGACGGGCTTTCATTCTCATTAACAACTATCTTCCTTTTTTATAAATTCAGAAAAGCAGGTGCCTGAATGTCCGAGCATTACTTTTCAAAAAATCCCCATTCCAAAAGTTCACCAAAAAACTGGCACTACAATTTGAGGGGCCGTGATTTCCGTTTTGCCAGTGATGCTGGCGTGTTCTCTAGAGATACGGTAGATTTCGGTTCACGTCTTCTGATTGAATCATTCACTTTACCTCAAGTGTCAGGTGAGTTGCTAGATCTCGGTTGTGGCTACGGCCCAGTAGGGATAGCGCTTGGAGGAGCATATCCTGAGAGGCAAATTGTCATGTCGGACATTAATGAGCGGGCAGTAGAACTGGCTCGTCAAAATGCTGCTGACAATGGTATTGAAAACGTCGAGATCTTGCAAAGCGATGGTTTTTCAAATTTGAAAGAGCGTTCATTTGCAGCAATTCTTCTCAATCCACCTATCCGAGCAGGGAAATCAGTTATTCATAGTATGTTTGAGTACGCTGCTAAAGCAATTATTGAAGGCGGCGAGTTCTGGATTGTAATTCAGAAAAAACAAGGAGCTCCTTCTGCGAAAGAAAAGCTGGAAAGCCTTTTTGGGAAAGTTGAAACTGTAACAAAAGATAAAGGCTATATCATATTCAAATCTTCAAAAGTTTGACTCCTTATATCGTTTGTGGTAGTATATTAAAATGCTACTATAGACTTTTTATGTCAAGAACATTTTTCTCTCATTTTAGTGTATTTTTAGTACAACAGTGGGAGAGACTGTAGCAATACTGACATAATAGACCGGGATTCCGGTAGAGTTTCAATATTTTGAATAACTGAACCCGGAGGCGCTGCTGATTTTCTTGGTCACAATTGAGATAAGGTTTTCATTGGAAACCTTTTTTTAATTTCCTTCCAAGACAATGCGCGCCGCAGATTGCATGCATTCTGCCTACGGGTTGAATGCGTGAATGGGTAGGCTCCGCCAGCGGTTGTTTATCCAATTTTGCTGTGAACAATTACATATGTTCCGGCGATGAATCCAGAAATACGAGAAACATGGCATCAGCTCTGTGTTTTTCTATTATAATTTAAACATTTTTCACTTTATAATACGTTGAAAAATGCATGATTTGAGGGGTGAAGCAGTTGACAGGTCATCTAGTGCAATATGGTCGGCACCGCCAACGAAGAAGTTACGCACGCATCAGCGAAGTTTTGGAACTGCCAAATCTGATTGAAATTCAGACAGCTTCCTATGAGTGGTTCCTTGAAGAAGGATTGCGTGAAATGTTCCAGGATATTTCACCAATTGAGGACTTCGCAGGTAATTTGTCACTCGAATTTGTAGACTACAGTCTGGGAGAACCAAAGTATCCAGTAGACGAGTCGAAGTCGAGGGACGTAACATACAACGCGCCTCTGCGTGTGAAAGTTCGTCTTATTAATAATGAAACAGGCGAAGTGAAGGAACAGGAAGTCTTCATGGGTGATTTCCCGCTCATGACAGATACTGGTACGTTTGTGATCAATGGCGCCGAGCGCGTTATCGTTTCACAGCTCGTGCGATCCCCTAGCGTTTATTATAATGAGAAAATCGATAAAAACGGAAAGCGTGTCGTGGCGGCAACAGTTATCCCGAATCGGGGTGCTTGGCTTGAATTCGAAACAGACGCCAAAGATGTTGTGCACGTAAGAATCGACCGTACGCGCAAGTTGCCGATCACAGTTCTCCTCCGTGCACTTGGTTTCGGTACAGACCAGGAAATCATTGATTTGATTGGTGATAACGAATACCTGAAAAATACTTTGGAGAAGGACAGCACTGAAAATAGTGAAAAGGCGCTTCTTGAGATTTATGAGCGTTTGCGTCCGGGTGAACCGCCAACTGTTGAAAATGCAAAGAGCTTGCTCATCTCACGCTTCTTTGATCCGAAGCGATATGATTTGGCTCATGTTGGTCGCTATAAGATGAACAAGAAGCTTAATATTAAGAACCGTTTGTTCAACCAGGTTCTTGCAGAGACAATTGTAGACCCTGAAACAGGTGAAGTGCTTGCTGAGCGTG is a window from the Aciduricibacillus chroicocephali genome containing:
- a CDS encoding class I SAM-dependent methyltransferase — encoded protein: MSEHYFSKNPHSKSSPKNWHYNLRGRDFRFASDAGVFSRDTVDFGSRLLIESFTLPQVSGELLDLGCGYGPVGIALGGAYPERQIVMSDINERAVELARQNAADNGIENVEILQSDGFSNLKERSFAAILLNPPIRAGKSVIHSMFEYAAKAIIEGGEFWIVIQKKQGAPSAKEKLESLFGKVETVTKDKGYIIFKSSKV